In Larimichthys crocea isolate SSNF chromosome XI, L_crocea_2.0, whole genome shotgun sequence, the sequence TGTGCCTGTTTTAGATCCCCAAATAAAATATCACATACACTTTGTGGAGGTCTACATGTTACTGCAGTCCAGCTACTTtgtattatgtaaatgtatCGGTTATTGTGCAgccagtgaaataaaaatctgtctttgttctcatcttggtgtttatgtttaatgtcaGAAGGTAGGTGCACTCTCtccagcaccaaacaggaagaAGTAAAGCCTGATAACAACCAAAAATCCAAAAAGTtcatacagaaacacagtttagCTTTGAGACAGTGGGTAACTGTTAAatatgataaggttgtctgacgtTGACTGctagttattggtttgattaatggttgtgtattgattgaTAGTTAGGcttatttttcatattcagcAGTACCAGCATTCAGTCAATGGTTCAttctttagtgtttttaaacacTGTTCATCTATGCAGTATAAACGTTGTTACAATCTAAGACAGACGATGACtgtgataagataagataagataagataagataagataagataatactttattgatcccacaacggggaaattcacttattacagcagcgaaaaatagaaacaaaggagggaaacacaagtgtacatatttacagaaAGTACTAGAGTATAATGTGCAGTGACTATAATGTGCAGCGAGTATAATGTGCAGTTTTAAGAATGTGTAACATAAGCGttacagaaacagacatgtacaggattaatgtaacattaatgtaacaATATATGTAGAGCAAACTGATACATGTGGTTATACTGTAAATTCCAGTGCTGTTGTGATCTTTACCAGCCTTCATGGTAGAACTCTCGTTATTACTTAAATGATTTGGTCAGAACTcagttatataataaataataagcatTCCTATGGAAAATATTCTTGTGTATTTATTGAACTTTTCCACAAATATGGCTGTACACAGCCATAAGGAACtcaatattttgtatttgtattaataAAACCTTTGTTAACACAATGGCTTAGCAGCCTTCAggaacaatttggggttcagtatctcgcccaaggacactttgacatgcagactggaggagccggggatcgaagtgccaatcatctgattagtggatgacctgctctacctcctgagccacagccaacCTCGTATAAAACATAGGTGCACAAGATGTTTTTTATGGTTTCGAAAGTTGTGCAAACGTTCCATCTTCTGGAGCTTCTGTGATATGAGTATATAGTATATggagacatactgtatatttgttggaatatataaaacataatacatATTTTGACAGGTAATgcttattcatgtttttttttcctatcagTAGAGGAACTATGACGACTGACAGTTAAGATATCTCTACCCGAGGTAGAACAAAGCAAGTTTTCTCATAACTTTAATGTCTagttttttaaatgagttgTTGTATAAAAATAGTTAACTGCAATATGTATTTatctgtttgatgtttgatcCTCCCCTAAAATTTAAGTTTAGTGTAGTTTGAATGTAATTCAGGAATTAACACGTAACATTCTCCAATGATTAAACGTTTATTCTCAGGTCACTAAAATCATAAATCAGGAAAAGAATTCAAGCGCTGTGCCCCATAGAAAAATGTATGAAGTACATTCCAGTGGTATTCtttacagacatacacatgGTGACAGTCGCTGGTGATTTCAGATTGTGGCTTTTGAAACTTCTTCATCCCAGTCAGTGTCAAGAACATCATTACTCAGCTCAACAGAGCCAAACAGATCCAGTCCTGAGAACGGACCCTTGGAACCACCAACACTACTTTGTCCCAGCTCAAAACACTTTCTCTTCTTCAGACTTACAGTGTTTTGATAGTCAACAGGACCATCATTCAcagttttaaaacttttactGTGGTTTGCAGAATGAGTTGGCTCCATCTGGTTTTCTCTGCACATTATTTTAGTTGGTGTCTCTCTCCATTGTTCATGTCTCTGTCCTGGTATGAGCTCTGTGGCTGAGAAGGGAAGCATGTCCTTTACCTCATCCATGACTACTacagttttagtcttttttcTTAAGGGACTGTTCCCGCTTGAGTATTCAGCACGATGTCTTTTAGTTGAACTTTTTTCCACTCCAGAGGGAAGATCTTTTCCCACTTTACTTTGAGCTGTGGTCTTGGGTTCAGTTGTGCTGGTGAAAGAGAATCTTGAGAGTATAGCCAGGGTTGAGGGGGCCACAGTGGACTTGGTGTGGCTTGATTTGGATAGTGCTGGATCACTGATATAAGTGCTTGGTTTTAATGGTGGGACTTTAGTCTCATCACCTGTGTTCACTCTAATCCTTTGTTCTTGTTGATTTAAAGTTTGACCCCTGTCCTTTATTCCATTTACAGGTTTTCCTTGTGCCGATTTGTCTGttccaaaagaaaaatcatcCTTATCCAACCCTTTTGATGGAAAACAAATACCATCCTCAGACCTACTGTCTCCCATTTCACTGAAATAGCTCAactgttttctccttttcccaCCTTCAGACAGAATTTGGTTTTcgttctgtcttttctttgtcaggGGGCTATCTGAGTCATCTTGAATAATTTGCTTCTCTTTACTTATTCTACTTTCTGTGTTGGTGTGAAAATCTCTACTGAGTGGGTTACATCCAGTTTGGATCTCTGCTCTGACATCTGAGCAGACATTAAGGTCCTGGTTGTGGACTGAAGGTTTCATTTTCCTTGGTTTGAATACAAAACCAGATAACTTTGCATGCAATTCTTTACTTGTTTCAGCTTCAGCTGCTACCTTTTCCCTTAGCACAGCAacaatgttcttcttcttctctgtctcagtctggtCCCTCTCGTCTTTCTTCTCTTTGCCCTTAACTGAGAACAGGTTATCCTGAACTATGTTATTTGTGTGCCAGTTCTTACCTGGTGATGCTGTGCTGGCCGTGTGGGATTCTGAAGTTGTTTCTAAAATATCAGTAACATGTTTACTTACACTGTCTCTAGACACCACCCTCTCTCCGTGTCGTCCTCCTTTCTCATTCTCACATTGCTGATGAATCAGCTTCCTGAGTCTTCGATCTCTTAGGTTCTTAGAAActttctgaaacacacaccgTGAAGACTCTGGAtgttttctgcctttctgtctctcagatTGCTCCATCTCCTCTTGGGTTATGAAGctattttcttgtttgttattgtttctctcaattttttgtttttctgaatttAGAATGTCCTCAGTTTGACAGCTTGACTGTGTAGTTACTGAGGATATTTCTGACCAActcaggtttgtttttctattttcctGAGTTACTGTAATTGTAGGCCTGGCCATGGCATCTGGTGTAGATGTAGTGATGGAGTAGAACCAGTTCAAGCCATTACTCTTGCAGTTGCTAATTTCATGGTGGTGTGTTCTGTGGATGGAGTTGGCGTCTCTGAGTTGATGCTGGTCATCAGTTGTTGGGGAGTCCTCTGAGGTGTTGCTCTTTAGCCTattgaaaaaaaacaggtgaaatCTATGGTTGTAAAAAGCTATAGAAACCCTGATCTATCTGCCAGAGGGAACTCTCTTAAACTTAAAATACAACAGTAGAACTTTAACTGGGTCTCAATAAGGAAAAAGCAGCTAGTTACTCACCTGGTCAGCCTGTCCATCTCCTTCTGAAGGAGCAATGGCAGGTTCAGTCCTTCCAGCAGTATCTGACACTGAGTTTGATACTCCTTATCAGGGTCAGCAGGGAATGAGGTGAGTAATGCATTTACATTTCCCAGAAGGGCACCGCCCtaaaagaatcaaatcaaatcaattttatttgtatagcccaaagtcacaaagtacatttgcctcagagggctttacaatctgtacagggagtgacaccctctgtccttagaccctcggtctTGGAAGAGTCCATCATATAGTTACAGACTGCTGTTGGATCAAAGGCTGCAACAGGATCACAGGCTGCAGTATCAATGTCCAAAGGATCACAATCATTACGCtcactgaatgtttttcacttttttctacACTGTAGATGAACACTAAGGCGTAAGTAAAAGATGTTGAAAATGAAattggttttatatttttgattttttttctttgatgacAGCTCTGCACACTCttcattctctcagtcagcttcatgaagtCGTCACTTGGAGCGATTATCAGCTCATACACagtaggcctgtgttgaaaaaaatcgattttccgattctgaatcgttttgcatattaattccttaagatcgattcgtacatccaaagatcgaaaaattaaaattaaaataatttaaaatttgaatACTTTTTCCACCGGTTAACTTTAACCCCACGagtcgcgtcattgaattgaGACAGGCGTGCACAgtgtttaaactacactacggcatctcacacatgcgaggcGCGTTCAAtggccgtcggaatgactatgatgcgttcacaaacgtgggaaaaatggaaattcaccggaaatataataaaactacagacataagaacactcaaggaaaactctacaagtaccagccacttctgtacgttctcttaaaataactgaggcaattgtgggttacatttgcaaagatatgcgcctgtattccgttgttgaaaattagggcttcaggcgaccaaaaaaatggttttaataacactaacccgaatcgagatcggatcgattctcagtcttgagaatcggaatcgaatcgattcttggaatttgaatcgatacccagccctaatacacagtatactgagcactTGTTGCTCCTTTTCCCtcactctgcagtccaactcGTCCAAACCATTTCAGTTGGGTTTAGGTTGGATgattgtggaggtcaggtcatctGATGCTGCATTCATCACTCTCCTTCCTGGTCAGAACAGCTCTTACAGAGAATGGAGGTGTAATTTGGGATACTGTTGAATCTTCTCATGCTGGCCTTGAAATTCTGAAGGCCTTTCCTGGTGCGATCCTCAtcagagccagtttcatcaataaacctttcagcataagacatctttcTCTCTACTGTCTGAAGTGACCATNNNNNNNNNNNNNNNNNNNNNNNNNNNNNNNNNNNNNNNNNNNNNNNNNNNNNNNNNNNNNNNNNNNNNNNNNNNNNNNNNNNNNNNNNNNNNNNNNNNNTTTTCTCTCTACGGTGGTGGGAGTTGGAgacatatttgactcaagtctattaataaatcctaaacctaactaaattataattcatttgaaaggcCTTGTTCTTTGCCTCACTCACCcacctggaaaacattgcagccaattttatttgttaccgTATATCAGCTcccaggtccttattctgaatttttatctgaattgcAGAATTTGCACTCCGGCTTGATTCTTAAAACAAAAGTAATTAAATATCTTGTAGGTttgattttaaacattcatgtgaacaaccacaatgatagtcttagtactgcttttatctctctattagactcaattggctttgttcaaagtgtaaataaaaccgactcattgtctgaaccacactcttgatcttgttctttagCTAAAGTGCTCTCCTTTTCTGTCGATTCTTTCATCTAGTGTCAGAATATAATTAATATCTTCTCACAGAATCATCTTCTGTCGaccatttttaaaactttgagttcatattactggactataagcctttgtgtagaagcttctacagcagtgtttatctgatagtgctgtagccaaatttaaggaagtgctCTTCAGATTGATCATTCaatgtctaactgtaacagatgacttgtctacttcctttagccacccacaaatgaccatcttgttgatagtattacagcTCAatacggacaactctagactctattgcacctctgaaaagagataattaaaaaagaagGCTTAGCACCATGTctagccagcagactcgtaaattaaagcaagaggcacgtaaatctgaacgaCAATGGCGTGGCACTAAACTGGAGAATCTCATCTCGTCTGCggataatctcaaaacatacaggaaggcttCCGTAATgcagagcagcctattactcttctttaattgggagaataagaacaaccccaggtttctcttcagcactgtagccaggctaacagagaatcacactctactgaaccatctatcctttaggtctaagtagtaattacttcatgagcttctttaatgataagattataactattagagacaaaatccatcacctcttgccctaagctggtttaaatcgtattttttagatcgatctcagtttgttcacgtcaatgatgaatcctccatgcagaccaaagtttgtcatggagtcccacaaggttctgtacttggaccacttctattcagtttatatatgcttcctttagggaaccttattaggaatcactctatcaattttcattgtatgctgacgacacccaattatatttatcgacaagcctgatgcaaccaatcaattaactaaactccaagcatgccttaaggatataaaaagttggtgacctacaattttttgatgttaaattcaacaaaactgaag encodes:
- the LOC113746853 gene encoding uncharacterized protein LOC113746853 → MDRLTRLKSNTSEDSPTTDDQHQLRDANSIHRTHHHEISNCKSNGLNWFYSITTSTPDAMARPTITVTQENRKTNLSWSEISSVTTQSSCQTEDILNSEKQKIERNNNKQENSFITQEEMEQSERQKGRKHPESSRCVFQKVSKNLRDRRLRKLIHQQCENEKGGRHGERVVSRDSVSKHVTDILETTSESHTASTASPGKNWHTNNIVQDNLFSVKGKEKKDERDQTETEKKKNIVAVLREKVAAEAETSKELHAKLSGFVFKPRKMKPSVHNQDLNVCSDVRAEIQTGCNPLSRDFHTNTESRISKEKQIIQDDSDSPLTKKRQNENQILSEGGKRRKQLSYFSEMGDSRSEDGICFPSKGLDKDDFSFGTDKSAQGKPVNGIKDRGQTLNQQEQRIRVNTGDETKVPPLKPSTYISDPALSKSSHTKSTVAPSTLAILSRFSFTSTTEPKTTAQSKVGKDLPSGVEKSSTKRHRAEYSSGNSPLRKKTKTVVVMDEVKDMLPFSATELIPGQRHEQWRETPTKIMCRENQMEPTHSANHSKSFKTVNDGPVDYQNTVSLKKRKCFELGQSSVGGSKGPFSGLDLFGSVELSNDVLDTDWDEEVSKATI